In Arsenicicoccus sp. oral taxon 190, the following are encoded in one genomic region:
- a CDS encoding DoxX family protein, producing MASLHQTPFSDNPVRAVLLLGCRVLLGLVLIAHGWQKFTILGIDGVAAQMARSGVPVPTLSAILAATIELVGGICILLGLFTWVASALVALLMCGAYAFVHRGHGVLVDKGGWELVAAIGVAALLLALTSPGDLSLDQVLTSPDGERRRRRRRS from the coding sequence CGCGCGGTGCTGCTGCTGGGGTGCCGGGTCCTGCTCGGGCTCGTGCTGATCGCCCACGGGTGGCAGAAGTTCACGATCCTCGGGATCGACGGGGTGGCCGCGCAGATGGCGCGGTCAGGGGTGCCCGTCCCCACCCTCTCCGCGATCCTCGCCGCGACGATCGAGCTGGTGGGCGGGATCTGCATCCTGCTCGGGCTCTTCACGTGGGTGGCGAGCGCGCTGGTGGCGCTGCTGATGTGCGGGGCCTATGCCTTCGTCCACCGCGGCCACGGCGTGCTCGTCGACAAGGGCGGGTGGGAGCTGGTGGCCGCCATCGGCGTGGCGGCGCTGCTGCTCGCGCTGACCAGCCCCGGGGACCTCTCGCTCGACCAGGTGCTGACATCCCCCGACGGCGAGCGCCGACGCCGTCGCCGCCGCTCCTGA
- a CDS encoding YbaK/EbsC family protein: MTTAPDATSPSDLPRRSREVQAALESAGASGRIRLLPDSARTAREAADAMGCDVGAIANSLVIMADGAPILALTSGAHRVDFEVLERALGVVEAHMANADEVRSATGQVIGGVAPLGHPAPLRTAVDEALRGHEQLWAAGGTPHTLFPTTFDELVRITGGEVVQVAHD, from the coding sequence ATGACGACCGCGCCCGACGCCACCTCCCCCTCCGACCTCCCGCGCCGCAGCCGTGAGGTGCAGGCCGCGCTCGAGTCCGCCGGCGCCTCCGGCCGGATCCGCCTGCTCCCCGACTCGGCCCGCACCGCTCGGGAGGCGGCGGACGCGATGGGGTGTGACGTCGGCGCCATCGCCAACTCGCTCGTGATCATGGCCGACGGGGCGCCGATCCTCGCGCTGACCAGCGGGGCGCACCGGGTCGACTTCGAGGTCCTCGAGCGAGCCCTCGGGGTGGTCGAGGCGCACATGGCCAACGCCGACGAGGTGCGTTCGGCCACAGGGCAGGTCATCGGTGGCGTGGCTCCGCTGGGTCACCCGGCGCCGCTGCGCACCGCGGTCGACGAGGCGCTGCGCGGGCATGAGCAGCTGTGGGCCGCCGGCGGCACGCCGCACACCCTCTTCCCGACGACCTTCGACGAGCTCGTGCGCATCACGGGCGGCGAGGTCGTGCAGGTCGCCCACGACTGA
- a CDS encoding ABC transporter ATP-binding protein: MSTSVSPATRDADDASDAGQGAGRDGTASDPARPEGLFASLAHIIRFTSELRPYYLGVAACAVVTATAGLATPFLVGRATDLIVGAVRDGRGTSVLPTLAVLTLAILAAELISTLVSNIGGYTGDVLSNRIRAILSTRYLDKLLRLPQSWFDEEMTGSIVSRLNRSITEVSNFAKSLANTFFTMLIQTAAVLVISAIYYWPLALLLAFVFPTYVWLTGLTSRTWQRLEADKNLHVDTAGGRFAEVVGQIRVVRSFTRERHELDTFTDHFLRTDATTKKQSRHWHTMDVIRRGVLNLTFAAMYLLIFWRTLDGGFSVGQMVLLIQLIAMARMPVEMMSWVLDASQRAVAGSRDYFRVMAAAEVQHVSEMPELPVRDEHAPVLEFEDVRFGYGDGPDVLRDVTFDLRRGERVALVSESGGGKTTLVNLLLGLYPLRGGQIRIDGVDIATLPHDELRRRISLVFQDPSLFSDTVGENIRYGHPTATEDEVALAAERANASVFIGGLDGELDAMIGERGLKLSGGQKQRISVARAMLKDASVLVLDEATSALDTRSERAVQAGLEQLMAGRTSLIIAHRLSTIASVDRIVTIKDGQVDEIGSPAELATSGGVYAELLALQRRGEDSYLNAYQTAQ, encoded by the coding sequence ATGAGCACCAGCGTGAGCCCTGCCACGCGCGACGCCGACGACGCCAGCGACGCCGGCCAGGGCGCCGGCCGCGACGGCACCGCCTCCGACCCCGCCCGCCCCGAGGGTCTCTTCGCGTCGCTGGCCCACATCATCCGGTTCACGAGCGAGCTGCGCCCCTACTACCTGGGGGTCGCGGCGTGCGCCGTGGTCACCGCGACGGCGGGGCTCGCGACCCCCTTCCTGGTGGGGCGGGCCACGGACCTCATCGTCGGCGCGGTGCGCGATGGGCGGGGCACGAGCGTGCTGCCGACGCTGGCGGTGCTCACGCTCGCCATCCTCGCGGCGGAGCTGATCAGCACGCTGGTGTCCAACATCGGGGGCTACACCGGCGACGTGCTCAGCAACCGGATCCGCGCGATCCTGTCTACGCGCTACCTCGACAAGCTGCTGCGGCTGCCGCAGAGCTGGTTCGACGAGGAGATGACCGGGTCGATCGTGTCGCGGCTCAACCGGTCGATCACCGAGGTCTCCAACTTCGCGAAGTCGCTGGCCAACACGTTCTTCACGATGCTGATCCAGACCGCCGCGGTGCTGGTCATCAGCGCGATCTACTACTGGCCGCTGGCGCTGCTGCTGGCCTTCGTGTTCCCCACCTACGTGTGGCTGACCGGGCTCACGTCGCGCACCTGGCAGCGGCTCGAGGCCGACAAGAACCTCCACGTCGACACCGCCGGGGGTCGCTTCGCCGAGGTGGTGGGGCAGATCCGCGTGGTGCGGTCGTTCACCCGCGAGCGGCACGAGCTCGACACCTTCACCGACCACTTCCTGCGCACCGACGCCACGACCAAGAAGCAGTCGCGGCACTGGCACACCATGGACGTGATCCGTCGCGGCGTGCTCAACCTGACCTTCGCCGCGATGTACCTCTTGATCTTCTGGCGCACCCTCGACGGCGGCTTCTCGGTCGGGCAGATGGTGCTGCTGATCCAGCTGATCGCCATGGCCCGCATGCCCGTCGAGATGATGAGCTGGGTGCTCGACGCGTCGCAGCGGGCGGTGGCGGGGTCGCGCGACTACTTCCGGGTGATGGCGGCGGCCGAGGTGCAGCACGTCAGCGAGATGCCCGAGCTGCCGGTCCGCGACGAGCACGCGCCGGTGCTGGAGTTCGAGGACGTGCGGTTCGGTTACGGCGACGGCCCGGACGTGCTGCGCGACGTGACCTTCGACCTGCGGCGCGGCGAGCGGGTCGCCCTGGTCAGCGAGTCCGGCGGCGGCAAGACGACGCTCGTCAACCTGCTGCTCGGCCTCTATCCCCTGCGCGGCGGGCAGATCCGGATCGACGGGGTCGACATCGCCACGCTCCCCCACGACGAGCTGCGGCGGCGGATCTCCCTGGTCTTCCAGGACCCCTCGCTCTTCTCGGACACCGTCGGGGAGAACATCCGCTACGGCCACCCCACCGCCACCGAGGACGAGGTCGCCCTCGCGGCGGAGCGCGCCAACGCCAGCGTCTTCATCGGGGGCCTGGACGGTGAGCTCGACGCCATGATCGGCGAGCGCGGGCTCAAGCTCTCCGGCGGTCAGAAGCAGCGCATCTCTGTGGCCCGCGCCATGCTCAAGGACGCCTCGGTCCTGGTGCTCGACGAGGCCACCAGCGCCCTGGACACGCGCTCCGAGCGGGCCGTGCAGGCCGGGCTCGAGCAGCTGATGGCCGGCCGCACCTCGCTGATCATCGCGCACCGGTTGTCGACGATCGCGAGCGTGGACCGGATCGTCACGATCAAGGACGGCCAGGTGGACGAGATCGGCTCACCGGCCGAGCTGGCCACCTCCGGCGGGGTGTATGCCGAGCTCCTGGCCCTGCAGCGCCGCGGCGAGGACTCCTACCTCAACGCCTACCAGACGGCGCAGTAA
- a CDS encoding GGDEF domain-containing protein, with translation MQRERLDELLLQRLGLPGRGWTTTTRCAHLGLVGAGLVLVTAVALGSPPFLALGEHAGFVALLVGLRFWAGLNPIVIRRAGIANETILEGGVLVLALAALGPGPGTALWLASSLALELVQRHYLSIALLNTALRTFPGVAAAGLQVAVTAGGWPTSRADRSAVVGLTVGAAYGLVESILSDLASRWISGQLGAPVRWSSLGLAALVGAGLGVLAGLALWMSPPVEAAIVLALPLVLVARLVRVTVERADGQQSNWILLNAITRLASAEELVEVERVVLQAATALAPACTVDITTEPPLRNRRKLWLPLSSPGQPTAPLDHSHAAETRWLRATLRTYDVSLPCHEREALSALAAAGHAATDRITERNDMHWLARHDALTGLLNRNGYWQLAFDELPDGMPAGALLIDLDRFKTVNDVFGHAVGDEVLLAAAEALRAVLPSDAAAARWGGDEFVVHVTGDAAVARLEQLGHEVIVAVEDAAAELIPRGMVSASVGYATTEDGTRVDAVELLQRADQSMYSAKRAGRATVRGHRL, from the coding sequence GTGCAGCGAGAACGCCTCGACGAGCTGCTGCTGCAGCGGCTCGGCCTGCCCGGGCGGGGCTGGACGACGACCACGCGCTGTGCGCATCTCGGGCTCGTCGGCGCGGGGCTGGTCCTCGTCACGGCGGTCGCGCTGGGTTCCCCGCCGTTCCTGGCACTGGGGGAGCACGCCGGGTTCGTGGCACTCCTGGTGGGGCTGCGGTTCTGGGCCGGCCTCAACCCCATCGTCATCCGCCGCGCCGGCATCGCCAACGAGACCATCCTCGAGGGCGGGGTCCTGGTCCTCGCGCTCGCCGCGCTGGGCCCCGGCCCCGGCACCGCGCTGTGGCTGGCCAGCTCGCTGGCGCTCGAGCTCGTCCAGCGCCACTACCTGTCGATCGCCCTGCTCAACACGGCGCTGCGGACCTTCCCCGGCGTGGCCGCAGCGGGCCTGCAGGTCGCCGTGACCGCCGGCGGCTGGCCGACCAGCCGCGCCGACCGCAGCGCGGTGGTGGGGCTGACGGTGGGGGCGGCATACGGGCTGGTGGAGTCGATCCTCAGCGACCTGGCGTCGCGGTGGATCTCGGGGCAGCTGGGCGCGCCGGTGCGGTGGTCCTCCCTGGGTCTCGCCGCCCTGGTGGGGGCGGGGCTGGGCGTGCTCGCCGGGCTCGCGCTCTGGATGTCACCGCCGGTCGAGGCGGCGATCGTGCTCGCGCTGCCGCTGGTGCTGGTGGCGCGCCTCGTCCGCGTCACGGTCGAGCGCGCCGACGGCCAGCAGTCCAACTGGATCCTGCTGAACGCCATCACCCGGCTCGCCTCGGCCGAGGAGCTGGTGGAGGTCGAGCGCGTCGTGCTCCAGGCCGCGACCGCCCTCGCACCCGCCTGCACCGTGGACATCACCACCGAGCCGCCGCTGCGCAACCGCCGCAAGCTCTGGTTGCCGCTGTCGTCACCCGGCCAGCCGACCGCCCCGCTCGACCACAGCCACGCCGCGGAGACGCGCTGGCTGCGGGCGACCCTGCGCACCTACGACGTGTCCCTGCCCTGCCACGAACGCGAGGCGCTCAGCGCCCTCGCCGCGGCCGGCCACGCCGCCACCGACCGCATCACCGAGCGCAACGACATGCACTGGCTCGCGCGGCACGACGCCCTGACCGGGCTGCTCAACCGCAACGGATACTGGCAGCTCGCGTTCGACGAGCTCCCGGACGGTATGCCGGCCGGCGCGCTGCTCATCGACCTGGACCGGTTCAAGACCGTCAACGACGTCTTCGGGCACGCCGTCGGCGACGAGGTGCTTCTCGCGGCGGCGGAGGCGCTGCGGGCGGTCCTGCCCAGCGACGCGGCCGCGGCTCGCTGGGGCGGCGACGAGTTCGTGGTGCACGTGACCGGCGACGCCGCCGTCGCCCGGCTCGAGCAGCTCGGCCACGAGGTCATCGTCGCGGTCGAGGACGCGGCCGCCGAGCTGATCCCGCGCGGGATGGTCTCGGCCAGCGTGGGATACGCCACCACCGAGGACGGGACCCGCGTGGACGCCGTCGAGCTGCTGCAGCGCGCCGACCAGTCGATGTACTCCGCCAAGCGCGCCGGGCGGGCGACGGTGCGCGGCCACCGGCTGTGA
- a CDS encoding Fic family protein: MDPSDFIDSQFGAAVRRPGDRWAFTHYQPKPIPRSLTLPMHVVMALSEADTALGNLAGLSTLITDPSTLIGPYLRREALASSRIEGTQASLSDLLQAEVDAQAGSDDVDEVRRYLDATDLAYRLSAELPITQRLILEVHETLLRGVRGEEKNPGAFRLTPVWVGHAGATPETATYVPPLPDEIGALLTDWERFVNEPAPTLPVLVHAAMMHYQFETIHPFLDGNGRIGRLLINVILKERGRLPHPLLYLSSYFEAHRQEYYAALQGVRERGDIDSWLHFFLHAVTEQANDGVARSKRLIGIREGYRARVAQDRSRLPALVELIVHNPFLTVRSVQAALEVTNQGARNLIRRAEDQGFVRSLGTFGRGGRETWLAQEVFDVLEAPMLYADPPALD, encoded by the coding sequence GTGGACCCGTCAGACTTCATCGACAGCCAGTTCGGCGCTGCGGTGCGCCGCCCTGGGGACAGGTGGGCCTTCACGCACTACCAACCGAAGCCCATCCCCCGAAGCCTCACGCTGCCGATGCACGTGGTGATGGCGCTATCGGAGGCCGACACGGCCCTTGGCAACCTGGCCGGGCTCAGCACCCTCATCACCGATCCGAGCACGCTCATCGGGCCCTACCTGCGTCGCGAGGCTCTCGCTTCGTCTCGCATCGAAGGCACCCAAGCCTCGCTGTCGGACCTCCTTCAGGCCGAGGTCGACGCCCAGGCGGGCAGTGATGACGTCGATGAGGTTCGCCGGTACCTGGACGCCACCGACCTTGCCTACCGCCTCAGCGCAGAGCTCCCCATCACCCAGCGGCTCATCCTGGAAGTTCACGAGACCCTGCTCCGTGGCGTCCGCGGGGAGGAGAAGAATCCTGGCGCTTTCCGACTCACACCCGTGTGGGTCGGCCACGCCGGCGCGACTCCGGAGACCGCCACCTACGTGCCGCCGCTCCCCGACGAGATCGGGGCGCTCCTGACCGACTGGGAGCGATTCGTAAATGAACCCGCCCCCACCCTCCCTGTCCTCGTCCACGCGGCGATGATGCACTATCAGTTCGAGACCATCCACCCCTTCTTGGATGGCAACGGCCGCATCGGTCGCTTGCTCATCAACGTGATACTGAAGGAGCGAGGGCGCCTCCCCCATCCGCTCCTCTACCTGTCGAGCTACTTCGAGGCCCACCGGCAGGAGTACTACGCCGCGCTCCAGGGCGTGCGTGAGCGTGGTGACATCGACAGCTGGCTCCACTTCTTCCTGCACGCCGTCACCGAGCAGGCGAACGATGGCGTGGCTAGGTCGAAACGGCTGATCGGAATCAGAGAAGGCTACCGGGCCCGCGTAGCGCAGGACCGATCGCGTCTGCCGGCGCTGGTGGAGCTCATCGTCCACAACCCCTTCTTGACTGTACGGTCTGTACAGGCAGCGCTGGAGGTGACCAACCAGGGGGCGCGCAACCTCATCCGTCGCGCCGAGGACCAAGGTTTTGTTCGCAGTCTGGGCACCTTCGGACGCGGCGGTCGGGAGACCTGGCTCGCACAGGAGGTGTTCGACGTGCTGGAGGCACCCATGCTCTATGCGGACCCTCCTGCCCTCGACTAG
- a CDS encoding transglycosylase family protein — protein MRFTPRHAAPKRATKRIATVGLTAAALTVGGGLATASTASAATNWDAIAACESGGNWSINTGNGFYGGLQFTRSTWLGYGGGAYAPTANRASRAQQIAIAERVMASQGPGAWPVCSRRAGATASRSTVRKPVQRVVKTTKKRVVKKKRYVSKKRYVMKKRYTRSGKRYYVRVYVRR, from the coding sequence ATGCGTTTCACCCCCCGTCACGCTGCCCCGAAGCGCGCCACCAAGCGCATCGCCACCGTCGGCCTGACCGCTGCTGCCCTCACCGTGGGCGGCGGCCTGGCCACCGCGTCGACCGCCTCCGCCGCCACCAACTGGGACGCCATCGCGGCGTGCGAGTCCGGCGGCAACTGGTCGATCAACACCGGCAACGGCTTCTACGGCGGCCTGCAGTTCACCCGCTCCACGTGGCTCGGCTACGGCGGCGGCGCCTACGCCCCCACCGCCAACCGCGCCTCCCGCGCCCAGCAGATCGCCATCGCCGAGCGCGTCATGGCCTCCCAGGGCCCCGGCGCCTGGCCGGTCTGCTCGCGCCGCGCCGGTGCGACCGCGTCCCGCTCGACCGTCCGCAAGCCGGTCCAGCGCGTCGTCAAGACCACCAAGAAGCGCGTCGTCAAGAAGAAGCGCTACGTCTCCAAGAAGCGTTACGTCATGAAGAAGCGCTACACCCGCTCGGGAAAGCGCTACTACGTGCGCGTCTACGTCCGCCGCTGA
- a CDS encoding transglycosylase family protein, with the protein MRNAPRHAIKTPRTARWATTGLAAAALTVGGGIATAGSAHADDVWDRVAACESGGNWNINTGNGYSGGLQFTPSTWRAYGGSGSAQNASKAEQIAVAKRVLQGQGPGAWPVCSRKAGLTRGSGGAASGTAEVRASRSTERKAVSTERSSRKVSEQGTKRYTEKTVSTPKKSSTKTTSASTRAASTVGYPGASAFVLGHKDDAVTLLGKRLQAHGFGNFYKVGPGPTFTEADKAAVAAFQKSLGWTGSDVSGYPGPVTWAKLMAPAS; encoded by the coding sequence GTGCGCAACGCACCTCGTCACGCCATCAAGACCCCCCGTACCGCTCGCTGGGCCACCACCGGCCTCGCCGCTGCGGCCCTGACCGTCGGAGGTGGCATCGCCACCGCGGGCTCCGCCCACGCCGACGACGTCTGGGACCGCGTCGCGGCCTGCGAGTCCGGTGGCAACTGGAACATCAACACCGGCAACGGCTACTCCGGTGGCCTGCAGTTCACCCCGAGCACGTGGCGCGCCTACGGCGGCTCCGGCTCCGCCCAGAACGCCTCCAAGGCCGAGCAGATCGCGGTCGCCAAGCGCGTCCTGCAGGGCCAGGGCCCGGGCGCGTGGCCCGTCTGCTCCCGCAAGGCCGGCCTGACCCGCGGCAGCGGCGGCGCCGCCTCCGGCACCGCCGAGGTCCGCGCCTCCCGCTCGACCGAGCGCAAGGCCGTCTCCACCGAGCGCTCCTCGCGCAAGGTCTCGGAGCAGGGCACCAAGCGCTACACCGAGAAGACCGTCTCCACCCCGAAGAAGTCCTCCACCAAGACGACCTCCGCGTCGACCCGCGCCGCCTCCACCGTCGGCTACCCGGGCGCCTCGGCCTTCGTCCTGGGTCACAAGGACGACGCCGTCACCCTGCTGGGCAAGCGCCTGCAGGCCCACGGTTTCGGCAACTTCTACAAGGTGGGGCCCGGCCCGACCTTCACCGAGGCTGACAAGGCTGCCGTGGCCGCCTTCCAGAAGTCCCTCGGCTGGACCGGCTCGGACGTCAGCGGTTACCCCGGCCCGGTCACCTGGGCCAAGCTGATGGCGCCCGCCAGCTGA
- a CDS encoding protein kinase domain-containing protein yields MSTSSTTPPAGLPQAYDTLGPYRLAGTLGEGGMGVVYLGLDRAGRAVAIKALRSHIAGDPEARARLAREVTTLERVQHPRVAAVLDADPDGPRPYIVTRYVPGPPLDDYVRVHGPFRGDALVRFARGLYEALQAIHAAGVVHRDLKPGNVLIVDDEPVVIDFGIAHVADDVRLTSTGLVMGTPGYLSPEVLEGGRVTESTDWWGWAASLAYAATGSPPFGSGRVDVILDRVRAGHHDLAGVDARLRPLLAAALAPDPVQRPAAGTVVEALEQAARGDTPRLGIGASGRTELIPVVGSSAATQLVSPATEHVPAATEHVSPAGGRAEPWAGQAPAPTRGAPAGPGSTRVMPAVGGGAAYAGFRPAPQVGGAGAGGGSAYGPVAPVQGAPVQGASVQGAPVQRASVQGAFVHETPVQGASVLPAVDPRLGKPARTGQLIGLTAVVAALATAWPVLALAVGVVWSVLARTVDRSVTATVIRRHEAGGARSTDVAVAAVRSPFQLVAAAASTVLCGLLGLVAAVAVSFATSLLLRLALGHSVPPTASIPLAVGALAGCWTCWWGAGGISLRRGSRMLMRGLTPGPLTRDVVTALLVALAAGLALWTLLRHGVPGWWPLQEAPLGGAVDWQF; encoded by the coding sequence ATGAGCACGTCGTCGACCACGCCGCCCGCAGGGCTGCCCCAGGCCTACGACACCCTGGGCCCCTACCGCCTGGCCGGGACGCTGGGGGAGGGCGGCATGGGGGTCGTCTACCTCGGCCTGGACCGGGCCGGGCGGGCCGTCGCGATCAAGGCGCTGCGGTCGCACATCGCCGGGGACCCCGAGGCGCGGGCCCGGCTGGCGCGCGAGGTGACGACGCTGGAGCGGGTGCAGCACCCGCGGGTGGCTGCGGTGCTCGACGCCGACCCCGACGGGCCGCGGCCCTACATCGTGACCCGCTACGTCCCGGGGCCGCCGCTGGACGACTACGTCCGCGTGCACGGGCCGTTCCGCGGCGACGCGCTGGTGCGCTTCGCGCGCGGGCTCTACGAGGCGCTGCAGGCGATCCACGCGGCGGGCGTGGTGCACCGCGACCTCAAGCCGGGCAACGTGCTCATCGTCGACGACGAACCGGTCGTCATCGACTTCGGCATCGCCCACGTGGCCGACGACGTGAGGCTGACCAGCACCGGCCTCGTCATGGGGACGCCCGGATACCTCTCGCCCGAGGTCCTCGAGGGCGGCCGGGTCACCGAGTCCACGGACTGGTGGGGCTGGGCGGCGTCCCTGGCGTATGCCGCCACGGGGTCACCCCCCTTCGGCAGCGGCCGGGTCGACGTCATCCTCGACCGGGTGCGGGCCGGCCACCACGACCTCGCGGGCGTGGACGCCCGGCTGCGGCCCCTGCTCGCGGCGGCGCTCGCGCCGGACCCGGTGCAGCGGCCCGCGGCGGGCACGGTCGTGGAGGCGCTGGAGCAGGCCGCCCGCGGCGACACCCCGCGTCTGGGGATCGGGGCGTCGGGGCGCACGGAGCTGATCCCGGTCGTGGGATCGTCCGCGGCGACGCAGCTGGTCTCGCCCGCGACGGAGCACGTCCCGGCGGCGACGGAGCACGTCTCACCTGCCGGGGGGCGCGCCGAGCCGTGGGCCGGGCAGGCGCCCGCGCCCACCCGGGGCGCTCCGGCCGGGCCGGGCAGCACCCGGGTCATGCCGGCGGTCGGTGGCGGGGCGGCCTATGCGGGGTTCCGGCCGGCGCCCCAGGTCGGGGGTGCGGGAGCCGGTGGGGGCTCGGCATACGGGCCGGTCGCCCCGGTGCAGGGGGCGCCTGTGCAGGGGGCGTCTGTGCAGGGGGCGCCTGTGCAGAGAGCCTCCGTGCAGGGGGCCTTCGTGCACGAGACGCCGGTGCAGGGGGCCTCGGTGCTGCCGGCCGTCGATCCTCGGCTCGGCAAGCCGGCCCGCACCGGGCAGCTGATCGGGCTCACGGCCGTCGTCGCGGCGCTCGCGACGGCCTGGCCGGTGCTCGCGCTCGCGGTGGGCGTGGTGTGGTCGGTGCTGGCGCGGACCGTGGACCGGTCGGTGACCGCCACCGTGATCCGACGCCACGAAGCGGGTGGGGCCCGGAGCACCGACGTGGCGGTGGCGGCGGTGCGCAGCCCGTTCCAGCTGGTGGCGGCGGCCGCCTCCACCGTGCTGTGCGGGCTGCTCGGGCTCGTCGCCGCGGTGGCCGTGAGCTTTGCCACATCCCTGCTGCTGCGGCTGGCGCTCGGCCACTCCGTCCCGCCGACCGCCTCGATCCCGCTCGCGGTCGGCGCGCTCGCGGGCTGCTGGACCTGCTGGTGGGGAGCCGGGGGGATCTCGCTGCGGCGGGGCTCGCGGATGCTGATGCGCGGCCTCACTCCCGGGCCGCTGACCAGGGACGTCGTTACCGCGCTGCTGGTGGCGCTGGCCGCCGGGCTGGCCCTGTGGACGCTGCTGCGGCATGGCGTGCCGGGGTGGTGGCCGCTGCAGGAGGCGCCGCTCGGCGGGGCGGTGGACTGGCAGTTCTGA
- a CDS encoding CBS domain-containing protein: MKISDVVKSKGADVVTLRPDATVSELLRVLAEHNIGAVVVSDDGEAVSGIVSERDVVRHLGRAGAEILEQPVTHIMTAEVHTCSLGDEIEELAGAMTERRIRHVPVVEDGRLTAIVTIGDVVKHRISQLQDERDHLVGYINQ, from the coding sequence ATGAAGATCTCCGACGTGGTCAAGAGCAAGGGCGCTGACGTCGTGACCCTGCGACCGGACGCCACCGTGAGCGAGCTCCTGCGGGTGCTGGCCGAGCACAACATCGGGGCCGTGGTCGTCAGCGACGACGGCGAGGCCGTGAGCGGCATCGTCAGCGAGCGCGACGTCGTCCGGCACCTGGGTCGCGCCGGCGCCGAGATCCTCGAGCAGCCGGTCACCCACATCATGACGGCCGAGGTCCACACCTGCTCGCTCGGGGACGAGATCGAGGAGCTGGCGGGGGCCATGACCGAGCGGCGGATCCGGCACGTGCCGGTGGTCGAGGACGGCCGGCTGACCGCCATCGTCACCATCGGCGACGTCGTCAAGCACCGGATCAGCCAGCTGCAGGACGAGCGCGACCACCTGGTCGGCTACATCAACCAGTAG
- a CDS encoding alpha,alpha-trehalose-phosphate synthase (UDP-forming), protein MADSAGSSRPSSTFDFVIAANRLPVDRVVDEDGNVSWHRSPGGLVTAMESVMADRDGVWVGWSGEAGEAPEPFDEAGMRLHPVPLSEDEVQAYYEGFSNDTLWPVYHDVIVPAQFHRKWWNVYREVNERFARTLAEVAAEGATVWVHDYQLQLVPAFLRQLRPDVRIGWFDHIPFPPVELFAQIPWRAAILEGLLGADFLGFQRPGDAGNFLRACRHILGMTVKGDVIHVGKVTGGHDVRAACVPISVDFRSMDELARTPSVRARAREIRASLGDPSLLLLGIDRLDYTKGIRHRLKAYEELLKDGSLDGADTTFIQIATPSRERIDAYIDLREHVEGAVGRINGNYSAIGSPAMEYLHQAYGREELAALYLAADVMVVTPLRDGMNLVAKEYIACRHDNGGALLLSEFTGAAEELREAFLVNPHDIVGLKRAILDAAHASPQERSRRMKALRRRVRRNDVQHWAGAFLDALEAAPNKPVRPVRKPTRDHTHEEH, encoded by the coding sequence ATGGCGGACTCGGCTGGATCGTCCCGACCCTCATCCACCTTCGACTTCGTCATCGCCGCCAACCGGCTGCCCGTCGACCGCGTGGTCGACGAGGACGGCAACGTCAGCTGGCACCGCAGCCCCGGCGGCCTGGTGACGGCCATGGAGTCGGTGATGGCCGACCGCGACGGCGTGTGGGTGGGGTGGTCCGGTGAGGCGGGCGAGGCGCCCGAGCCGTTCGACGAGGCCGGGATGCGGCTGCACCCCGTGCCTCTCTCCGAGGACGAGGTGCAGGCCTACTACGAGGGGTTCAGCAACGACACCCTGTGGCCGGTCTACCACGACGTCATCGTGCCCGCGCAGTTCCACCGCAAGTGGTGGAACGTCTACCGCGAGGTCAACGAGAGGTTCGCCCGGACCCTCGCCGAGGTCGCCGCGGAGGGCGCCACGGTCTGGGTCCACGACTACCAGCTCCAGCTGGTGCCGGCCTTCCTGCGCCAGCTGCGGCCCGACGTGCGGATCGGCTGGTTCGACCACATCCCCTTCCCGCCGGTGGAGCTGTTTGCCCAGATCCCTTGGCGCGCAGCGATCCTCGAGGGACTGCTCGGTGCCGACTTCCTGGGCTTCCAGCGGCCCGGGGACGCCGGCAACTTCCTGCGCGCCTGCCGCCACATCCTCGGGATGACCGTCAAGGGCGACGTCATCCACGTCGGCAAGGTCACCGGCGGCCACGACGTCCGCGCCGCCTGCGTCCCGATCTCCGTCGACTTCCGGTCCATGGACGAGCTGGCCCGGACCCCCTCCGTCCGGGCGCGGGCCCGGGAGATCCGCGCGTCGCTGGGCGACCCGAGCCTGCTGCTGCTCGGCATCGACCGGCTCGACTACACCAAGGGCATCCGGCACCGCCTCAAGGCCTACGAGGAGCTGCTCAAGGACGGCTCGCTCGACGGCGCCGACACCACCTTCATCCAGATCGCGACGCCGAGCCGCGAGCGCATCGACGCCTACATCGACCTGCGCGAGCACGTCGAGGGGGCGGTGGGGCGGATCAACGGCAACTACTCCGCCATCGGCTCCCCCGCCATGGAGTACCTCCACCAGGCCTACGGGCGCGAGGAGCTCGCCGCGCTCTACCTCGCCGCGGACGTCATGGTCGTCACGCCGCTGCGCGACGGCATGAACCTCGTCGCCAAGGAGTACATCGCCTGCCGCCACGACAACGGCGGCGCGCTGCTCCTGAGTGAGTTCACCGGCGCGGCGGAGGAGCTGCGCGAGGCCTTCCTCGTCAACCCGCACGACATCGTCGGTCTCAAGCGGGCCATCCTGGACGCCGCCCACGCCTCGCCGCAGGAGCGCTCACGGCGGATGAAGGCGCTGCGCCGGCGGGTCCGCCGCAACGACGTGCAGCACTGGGCCGGCGCCTTCCTCGACGCCCTCGAGGCCGCCCCCAACAAGCCGGTGCGCCCGGTCCGCAAGCCCACCCGCGACCACACCCACGAGGAGCACTGA